The Primulina tabacum isolate GXHZ01 chromosome 16, ASM2559414v2, whole genome shotgun sequence genome window below encodes:
- the LOC142528343 gene encoding uncharacterized protein LOC142528343 has translation MATRKDDSLQSISVQLDGKNYSYWGYVMKNFLRGKSMWGYVTGVRDKPTDQTNPDYAVSLDVWEADNLKIIALINNSVAHSISAQLAKYETAKEVWDHLARLYTQSNFAKQYQLETDIRALQQKDMSIQDFYSTMSSLWDQLALTESAELRAFSPYIARREEQRLVQFLMALRNDFEGLRGTILHRNPILSIDSVVSELLAEEIRLKSHVDKGTIPTIPSVFAAPQRPQANHQNRSNTKLQQQQQRPHNTQWKPQQQHQPSLNTPWKPQQQHQPSQNIPWKPGNPSNQWTYRPPQSNNAVAAPSLDPYLFEQFQQFLASQPHAMSASSHIGLSSSGTSGISSSIWVLDYGTSHHMSPDLSSFASLSHNSSIEIVTADDTPIPLVGVGSLVTCCLSLPDVYYIPTLTLNLVSVSQLYVWGPSPVPTKGGSRYYVSFIDDCTRYCWVYVMKHRSDYLAIFNDFKALVKNQHSVVIKCFRCDLEGEYTSNDFSRLLASDGTIRQTSCRETPEQNGVAEIKHRHIVETAPSFLLSSNVPSAFWGEAILIAVHVINRIPTSHNSGLSPFEKMYGHAPYYSSLRVFGCACFVLRPQIERNKFSPRSALYVFLGYGIGQKGYPCFDPISQKLYVSRHVVFLEHVPFFSIPVSFHNMTHAYLIRIDPFTSDTDKTLPTTTPETPAPPNPPTTTQSSPGIADNPPLRQSTRVRKSTRLPNFSYSCYSSSFASFVASVHRLSEPLSYSESVGNPLWQKAMAEELTALH, from the exons ATGGCTACTCGTAAAGACGATTCTCTTCAGTCGATTAGTGTTCAATTGGATGGAAAAAATTATTCGTATTGGGGTTATGTTATGAAGAATTTCTTGCGGGGGAAATCGATGTGGGGATACGTCACAGGTGTGCGAGACAAGCCTACAGACCAGACGAACCCTGATTATGCTGTGTCATTGGATGTTTGGGAGGCAGATAATTTGAAGATTATTGCGTTGATTAATAATTCTGTTGCGCACTCAATAAGTGCTCAATTGGCAAAATATGAGACTGCTAAGGAGGTTTGGGATCATCTGGCACGCTTGTATACACAGTCTAATTTTGCCAAACAATATCAATTGGAGACAGATATTCGTGCCCTTCAGCAAAAAGATATGAGCATCCAAGATTTTTATTCTACCATGTCGTCACTGTGGGATCAATTGGCATTAACAGAATCTGCAGAATTACGAGCATTCTCACCTTATATTGCTCGGAGAGAAGAACAGCGCTTGGTACAGTTTTTGATGGCACTTCGGAATGATTTTGAGGGTCTGCGTGGGACGATTCTTCATCGCAACCCTATTCTTTCTATTGACTCGGTTGTAAGTGAATTGTTAGCTGAAGAGATTCGTCTTAAGTCTCACGTTGATAAAGGGACAATCCCGACTATACCATCTGTCTTTGCAGCTCCTCAACGACCTCAAGCTAATCACCAAAACAGGTCAAATACGAAG CtgcaacaacaacaacaacgacCACACAACACTCAATGGAAAccacagcagcagcatcagCCATCTCTGAACACTCCATGGAAAccacagcagcagcatcagccatctcagaacattccatGGAAACCTGGTAATCCATCAAACCAGTGGACGTATCGACCACCTCAGTCTAACAATGCAGTTGCTGCACCGTCTTTGGATCCGTATTTGTTTGAGCAGTTTCAACAGTTCCTCGCTTCACAGCCTCATGCTATGTCAGCTTCTTCACATATAGGTTTGTCATCCTCTGGCACTTCAGGTATATCTTCGTCCATCTGGGTCTTGGATTATGGAACATCTCATCATATGTCTCCTGATTTGTCATCTTTTGCTTCTTTGTCTCACAATTCTTCCATTGAAATTGTGACTGCTGATGATACACCGATACCATTAGTAGGCGTTGGTTCTCTTGTTACGTGTTGTTTATCTCTTCCCGATGTATACTATATTCCCACTCTTACACTTAATCTTGTTTCGGTCAGTCAATTAT ATGTGTGGGGACCATCTCCTGTTCCCACGAAAGGGGGGTCGAGATATTATGTTTCTTTTATTGATGACTGCACTCGTTATTGTTGGGTTTATGTTATGAAACATAGGTCTGATTATCTTGctattttcaatgattttaaAGCTCTTGTGAAAAATCAACATTCAGTTGTCATCAAGTGTTTTCGTTGTGATTTGGAGGGTGAATACACTTCTAATGATTTCTCGCGTTTGCTTGCTTCTGATGGTACCATACGTCAAACCTCGTGTAGAGAAACCCCTGAACAAAATGGTGTTGCCGAAATAAAACATAgacatattgttgaaacagctCCATCTTTCTTACTGTCTTCTAATGTTCCTAGTGCATTTTGGGGTGAAGCAATTCTTATTGCTGTTCACGTTATCAATAGAATCCCAACTTCACACAATTCAGGTTTGTCACCCTTTGAAAAAATGTATGGTCATGCTCCTTATTattcttcattacgtgtttttggtTGTGCCTGTTTTGTTCTCCGACCACAGATCGAGCGCAATAAGTTTTCTCCACGTTCTGCTCTGTATGTTTTCCTAGGTTATGGTATTGGTCAAAAAGGGTATCCTTGTTTTGATCCAATTAGTCAAAAACTGTATGTCTCTCGTCATGTTGTGTTTCTTGAACATGTTCCATTCTTTTCTATACCTGTTAGTTTCCATAATATGACACATGCATATCTTATTCGCATTGACCCTTTCACCTCCGACACCGACAAGACTTTACCCACGACCACACCCGAGACTCCTGCTCCTCCAAATCCCCCTACGACAACCCAATCATCTCCTGGCATCGCGGATAATCCTCCACTCCGTCAGTCCACTCGGGTTCGTAAGTCTACTCGACTACCTAATTTTTCTTACTCGTGTTATTCTAGCTCTTTCGCTTCATTTGTTGCCTCTGTTCATCGTCTCTCTGAGCCTTTATCCTATAGCGAATCTGTTGGTAATCCACTTTGGCAGAAGGCTATGGCTGAGGAACTGACTGCTCTTCATTAG